AGGCGTTGGTGGAAGCGCAAGAGAGCTGCGACCCGCTCGTGGCGCTGGCGACGCTCAAGCAAGCCTTCACCACCGACGTGACGCCAATCCTGGCGATGGCGCGGGCGCGCTCGGGCGGCGCCATTGATCCCATCGCGACGTATCGCAAGAGCGGCTATCGCCAACGCAAGGCCGAAGAGCGCCCGGCGCAAGTCGGCATTGCCGCCGGCATCGTTTGAATTTGTTCTGCCCCTGATAGATAAGTCACAAAGGCGACAATGGATCAACCACCTCTGAAGATGCTTCATTCGGATGATGCTTTGAACAGAGGTAAGCTTGACACATTCAGCAAGCTATCAGACAAAGAACTTATAGACTCGTTACAACCCGGACAGCAGGGATCGCTCAAGGCTCGGCCAGATGGCACTGTGCTGGACGGTCATCATCGGCTTAGAATACTACGAGACCGGGGCATGAACATCGATGCCTTGCCACGCGAGATCATCGTTCGGTATTCGCCAGCGACAGAAGGAGAGAATAATGGCAGCGCAGGCATACTGGATTGAAGGGCCATGGAAAGGACGGTTAGCCATCGTCCCGCGCCCTCGTGGCGGTGACTGGCTCGAAGACGAGGTTGCGGGTTGGCGCGAGGCGGGCATAGACACCGTGGTTTCTTTCTTGACCCCGGATGAAGTCGCCGAGTTTGATCTCCAGGCAGAAAAAGAATTAAGTGAGGCCCAGGGGATTCGCTTCATTTCCTTTCCGGTTCCTGACCGTGGAGTCCCCGCATCACAACGCGCCGCCGCGGCCTTGGCGCAGGATTTGACACAGTCGCTTGCGAAGGGGGAAAGGGTAGCGCTGCATTGCCGGCAGAGTGTTGGCCGGTCGGCATTGATTGCGGCTTACCTGCTCATATCAGAAGGCGAAGACCCGCAACGTGCTTTCGACCGCATCCGTTCGGCCCGCGGCGTCAACGTGCCGGATACGGCTGAACAAATACAGTGGGTCGCAGACCGCGCGGCAGCGCTGATGACGGGAGCTAGACGATGAGTTCACATGGGATGTTTGCTATCGGTTTACTCTATGGGGCCCGGCTTATGAGAAAAAGCTTTTCATCGAAAATCATCGCCTGTGTGTGCTTAGCATCGTTACTGCTGGCGGCTTCGCCGTTGATGGCGTTGGCGCAAAACGCCAGCCGCCTCGCGGTCGCCGCGCTGCGTTGTGAATACCTGGTCTCGCCGCTGGCGGTCGAAGCGCGCGCGCCGCGCCTGAGCTGGACGATTGAAAGCAACCAGCGCGGCGCCAAACAGACGGCGTATCACATCCTGGTCGCCAGTAGCGCCAGCCTGCTTGCCGCAAACCGTGGCGACCTGTGGGACACCGGCAAAGTCGCATCCAACCAGACGATTCAGATCGCTTATCAAGGCAAGCCGCTTGCCTCGCGCCAGGCGTGCTTCTGGAAAGTTCGCATCTGGGATCAGAACGACAAGCCGGCGGCGTGGAGCCAGCCGGCGCGCTGGGTGATGGGGCTGATGGAGCCCGGCGACTGGTCGGCGCAGTGGATCGGCGATAAGCTGCCGTCGGTCGAGAACGTCGCGGCGACCATGCTGCGGCGTGAGTTTGAGCTTACGGCAAAACCGCAGCGCGCCATCGTCTATGCCTCGGCGCTTGGCGTTTACGAGCTGCACATCAATGGCCAGCGCGTCGGCGATCAACTGCTCGCCCCGGAATTCACCGACTACCACACGCGCACGCAGTATCAGGCGTATGACGTGACCGGCCTGCTGCGCACGGGCGCGAACGCCATCGGCGCGATGCTCGGCGACGGCTGGTACGCCGGCGGCATCGGCCTGGCGCAGGCGCTGCTCAAGAAGCCGCGCAACATCTACGGCAATCACCCGCGATTGATTGCCCAGCTTGAAATCGATCTGAGCGATGGCCGCAAAGCGCGCATCGAGACCGACGCCAACTGGCGAACGACGCGCGAAGGGCCGATTCGCAGCGCCGATCTGCTCAACGGCGAAGTCTACGACGCGCGGCGCGAGATGGCCGGCTGGGACAGCCCCGGCTTCAACGATCATGCATGGTCTGCGGCAGAGGTCGAGGCCCACGCCGGCACGCAACTGGTCGCGCAGCCCAACGAACCGATCCGCGTCACTCGCGAGATCAAACCCATTGCAGTGAACGAGCCGAAGCCTGGCGTTTACGTCTTTGACATGGGACAGAACATGGTTGGCTGGTGCCGGCTGAAGACGCGCGGCGCGGTGGGAACGACTGTAAGGCTACGACATGCCGAGATGCTCAACCCGGACGGCACGATCTACACCGAAAACCTGCGCGGCGCGCAGCAGGCCGACGCTTTCACGCTGCGCGGCGCGGCCAGCGAAGCCTACGAACCACATTTCACCTATCACGGCTTCCGCTATGTCGAAGTCACCGGCCTTGCCGCCAAGCCTGCAATTGACGCCATCACGGGCCGCGTCTTTCATTCGGCGATGGCTGAAACCAGCAGCTTCGAAACCTCAGACCCGCTGCTCAACAAGCTCTGGCAAAACATTCTCTGGACGCAGCGCGGCAATATGGAGAGCATCCCGACCGACTGCCCGCAGCGCGACGAGCGGCTGGGCTGGATGGGCGACATTCAGATTTTCGTCGGCACAGGCATTTTCAACATGGACATGGCGGCGTTCTTCACCAAGTGGATGCGTGACGTGCGCGACGCGCAGGCGACCGACGGGCGCTTCGCCGATTTCTCGCCGCACCCGTTCGGCAAGGACAAAATATTCACGGGCGTCGCCGGCTGGGGTGACGCAGGCATCGTCGTCCCCTGGCGCGTCTGGCAGCACTATGGCGATAAGCGCTTGCTTATCGAAAGCTATGATTCGGCGCGCCGCTGGGTCGAGTTCATTCGCGGCAACAATCCCGACCTGCTGTGGAAGAACAAACGCGGCAACGACTATGGCGATTGGCTCAACTCGGACACGCTGGTCTACGAAGGCTTCCCGCGCAAAGGCGGTCAGGTGCCGAAAGAAGTTTTCGCCACGATGATGTTCGCCTACGCGACCGACCTGCTCTCGCGCATAGCCGGGGTGATCGGCAAAGAAGATGAAGCGAAGAAGTACGCGGCGCTGTTTAACGACATCCGCGCGGCCTTCAACAAAGCCTACGTCAGCGAAGACGGTCACATCCGCGGCGACACGCAGGCGGGCTATGCGCTGGCCTTGCATTTCGACCTGCTGCCGAGCGCGCTGCGCCCGACGGCGCTCAAGTACATGCTCGATGGCATCAGCCGTTACAACGGCCATATGTCAACCGGCTTTCACTCGACCTATCGAATGATGTTAGAGCTGACGCGCGCCGGCGAGAACGAAGTGGCTTACAGCCTGGTCAACCAGCGCGGCTTCCCTTCGTGGGAGTATTCAATTGATAACGGCGCGACGACGATCTGGGAGCGTTGGGATGGCTATGTCAAAGGGCGCGGCTTTCAGGACAAGGGCATGAACTCGTTCAACCATTACGCCATCGGCGCGGTGGGCGAATGGATGGCGCGAGTCATCCTCGGCATCAATAACGACGACGCGCATCCGGCTTACGAGCAGTTCACGTTGCGCCCTTATCCGGGCGGCGGCCTGAGTTGGGCCAGAGGCCATTATGATTCGATTCGCGGTCGCATCGAATCGAGCTGGAGCGTCGCCGCGGGCCAGATGCAATACAACGTGACGATCCCGGCAAACACGGCGGCGGCGGTCTACGTGCCGGCGAAAGACGCGGCCGGGGTGATGGAAAGCGGCAAGCCGGCGAGCGCCGCGCCGGGCGTCAAGTTCTTGCGAATGGAAGACGGCGCGGCGGTCTTCCTTGTGCAATCCGGCAAGTACAATTTCA
The Blastocatellia bacterium DNA segment above includes these coding regions:
- a CDS encoding tyrosine protein phosphatase, with product MAAQAYWIEGPWKGRLAIVPRPRGGDWLEDEVAGWREAGIDTVVSFLTPDEVAEFDLQAEKELSEAQGIRFISFPVPDRGVPASQRAAAALAQDLTQSLAKGERVALHCRQSVGRSALIAAYLLISEGEDPQRAFDRIRSARGVNVPDTAEQIQWVADRAAALMTGARR
- a CDS encoding glycoside hydrolase family 78 protein; its protein translation is MRKSFSSKIIACVCLASLLLAASPLMALAQNASRLAVAALRCEYLVSPLAVEARAPRLSWTIESNQRGAKQTAYHILVASSASLLAANRGDLWDTGKVASNQTIQIAYQGKPLASRQACFWKVRIWDQNDKPAAWSQPARWVMGLMEPGDWSAQWIGDKLPSVENVAATMLRREFELTAKPQRAIVYASALGVYELHINGQRVGDQLLAPEFTDYHTRTQYQAYDVTGLLRTGANAIGAMLGDGWYAGGIGLAQALLKKPRNIYGNHPRLIAQLEIDLSDGRKARIETDANWRTTREGPIRSADLLNGEVYDARREMAGWDSPGFNDHAWSAAEVEAHAGTQLVAQPNEPIRVTREIKPIAVNEPKPGVYVFDMGQNMVGWCRLKTRGAVGTTVRLRHAEMLNPDGTIYTENLRGAQQADAFTLRGAASEAYEPHFTYHGFRYVEVTGLAAKPAIDAITGRVFHSAMAETSSFETSDPLLNKLWQNILWTQRGNMESIPTDCPQRDERLGWMGDIQIFVGTGIFNMDMAAFFTKWMRDVRDAQATDGRFADFSPHPFGKDKIFTGVAGWGDAGIVVPWRVWQHYGDKRLLIESYDSARRWVEFIRGNNPDLLWKNKRGNDYGDWLNSDTLVYEGFPRKGGQVPKEVFATMMFAYATDLLSRIAGVIGKEDEAKKYAALFNDIRAAFNKAYVSEDGHIRGDTQAGYALALHFDLLPSALRPTALKYMLDGISRYNGHMSTGFHSTYRMMLELTRAGENEVAYSLVNQRGFPSWEYSIDNGATTIWERWDGYVKGRGFQDKGMNSFNHYAIGAVGEWMARVILGINNDDAHPAYEQFTLRPYPGGGLSWARGHYDSIRGRIESSWSVAAGQMQYNVTIPANTAAAVYVPAKDAAGVMESGKPASAAPGVKFLRMEDGAAVFLVQSGKYNFTAR